In Malassezia vespertilionis chromosome 4, complete sequence, the DNA window AGCTCACTGACAGAGCTGGGCGCCGTATAATTCGCGCATGCGTTCAtgggcgccgcacgctTTGATGAGCGCGCCGACTTGCTGTAGTTGTATGCATGCTCATGAATTCTTACATAATCTCTGCTGGCCAGGCGCACCTTAATCGATGCGACAGTGGCTGACACGACGGTGTTTAGTAGACCGACATTTCCCCGCACAGCACCGAGCATCCGCCACAGGATCCATCACGTTTAATCGTACGATGGCAGCGCCACCTGAAGCATTGCAGATATTGTCGAGCAAGGTAGCAGAGCGCTACGCAAAAGCGGTGGAGAATGGTGATGCGTTTTTCTACGATTCGCACGTCGACGTCGTTGGCGGCGACGTCAAAGAGAATGTcgaagcaggcgcacaTGTGCCTTGGCAAATCCGCATGGTGCCTGCGCTTTTAAAAAAGGACCAGGCAatggatgcagcgcaaaaaagCGAGCCTCCTAAAGAATCTGTGCAGCAGAACAAAAAAGACGTGTTTGCCCCACCGTATGTACCCAACCTGCTCGTGGCCGAGTTTCCCGAGCACACGGTGCTCTTGAATAAGTTTTGTGTGTTTCCACGGCACCATCTGCTCGTCACGCGCGAGTTTGTGAAGCAGGAACTACCGCCGAGTCCGGCCATGATTGCATTGGTCTACCGCATAATCGTTGCGTTCCCAGCACCGGACTCCGAAGTGCAAATGCTAGGCTTCTTTAACTGCGGGGAAGCAAgcggtgcgtcgcagcCGCACAGTCATTTCCAGCTGGTCGACCTGCAGCCGCCTGCGAACACGGCAGAGGCGATCCCGATCCAAGTCCTGCTCGAtcgcatcgagcgcgacgggaAAGAGTACGACCATGTGCATATGTTGCCGCTCCCATGGCAGCAATTTTGTGTACTGCTCGACCCACCCTCGGACGAGGCTGCGCTTGAGTCGTACTTTGGAAACAAGTTTACAGAACTTCTCGATGCCATGTTTAGCGTCGCAGCTAAGTCGGGACAGAA includes these proteins:
- the APA2 gene encoding ATP adenylyltransferase (EggNog:ENOG503NYMG; COG:E); protein product: MAAPPEALQILSSKVAERYAKAVENGDAFFYDSHVDVVGGDVKENVEAGAHVPWQIRMVPALLKKDQAMDAAQKSEPPKESVQQNKKDVFAPPYVPNLLVAEFPEHTVLLNKFCVFPRHHLLVTREFVKQELPPSPAMIALVYRIIVAFPAPDSEVQMLGFFNCGEASGASQPHSHFQLVDLQPPANTAEAIPIQVLLDRIERDGKEYDHVHMLPLPWQQFCVLLDPPSDEAALESYFGNKFTELLDAMFSVAAKSGQKRAGPPSFNVLLTKRAMYVVPRAEESFDLNTTDWGVFSDKEKHQAPKQVGELSINALGYAGFLLTRDMTETEALSSPDNAHILRVLTHTGFPNTAS